In Palaemon carinicauda isolate YSFRI2023 chromosome 28, ASM3689809v2, whole genome shotgun sequence, a single genomic region encodes these proteins:
- the LOC137621887 gene encoding KRAB-A domain-containing protein 2-like produces MWPECKLVHGKPRYSQSQGSVERANRDVEAIIACWMKDNNTTQWSNGLRFVQWQKNTRFHSGIGRTPYEAMCGEKAHLGISAVNTPEEIMKAWRQRSSLQKHFVQLMKKIKM; encoded by the coding sequence ATGTGGCCAGAATGTAAGCTAGTTCATGGGAAACCAAGATATTCTCAATCACAGGGTTCCGTGGAACGAGCAAACAGAGATGTTGAAGCAATAATCGCTTGCTGGATGAAAGATAACAACACTACACAATggtcaaatggactgcgctttgtTCAGTGGCAGAAAAACACGCGCTTCCATTCTGGAATTGGCAGGACACCTTATGAAGCCATGTGCGGAGAAAAGGCTCATCTTGGTATTTCTGCTGTCAACACACCAGAAGAAATAATGAAGGCATGGAGACAGAGGAGCAGCTTGCAGAAGCACTTTGTTCAGTTAATGAAGAAGATCAAAATGTAG